In Triticum urartu cultivar G1812 chromosome 6, Tu2.1, whole genome shotgun sequence, the following proteins share a genomic window:
- the LOC125516050 gene encoding peroxidase 45-like has product MHSMANLAAIVFVVILKVAVLWPFTAAQLRPDYYAGVCPNLEGIVRSSVKQSMVKSPISAPATLRLFFHDCATTGCDASVMIIGSTGDDENPDGYLLKPEGFQTILDAKAAVDSDPQCRYKVSCADIIALATRESVSQSGGPNYTVELGRYDGRKSTDRSVRLPDPSDNLDSLNAFFSTLGLSQTDMIALSGGHTLGAADCDFFKYRTGGNDQSMNPSFDAQLQETCAKQNFAFLDDVTPIGFDNLYYRNLQNGRGLLGSDQVLYTDERSRGTVDFYAANQGTFFSDFVIAMTKLGRVGVKTAADGELRRDCRYPN; this is encoded by the exons ATGCATTCCATGGCAAATCTCGCCGCCATCGTGTTCGTCGTCATCCTCAAAGTGGCTGTCCTCTGGCCGTTCACGGCCGCGCAGCTGAGGCCGGACTACTACGCCGGAGTCTGCCCCAACCTGGAGGGCATTGTCCGGAGCTCCGTGAAGCAGTCCATGGTGAAGTCCCCCATCTCCGCCCCCGCCACCCTCAGGCTCTTCTTCCACGACTGCGCCACCACG GGCTGTGACGCGTCGGTCATGATCATCGGTTCGACCGGAGACGACGAGAACCCCGACGGATATTTGCTGAAGCCGGAGGGCTTCCAGACAATCCTCGACGCCAAGGCTGCCGTGGACAGCGACCCGCAGTGCCGTTACAAGGTGTCCTGCGCCGACATAATCGCCCTCGCCACAAGAGAGTCCGTCTCCCAG AGCGGAGGGCCGAACTACACGGTGGAGCTGGGCAGGTACGACGGGAGGAAGTCGACGGACAGAAGTGTCAGGCTGCCGGACCCCAGCGACAACCTGGACAGCCTCAACGCCTTCTTCTCAACCTTGGGCCTCTCCCAGACCGACATGATCGCACTATCAG GTGGCCACACCTTGGGCGCGGCAGACTGCGACTTCTTCAAGTACAGGACTGGTGGCAACGACCAGAGCATGAACCCGAGCTTCGACGCGCAGCTCCAAGAGACATGTGCCAAACAGAACTTCGCGTTCCTGGATGACGTGACACCGATAGGGTTCGACAACTTGTACTACCGGAACCTGCAAAACGGCAGGGGGCTCCTGGGATCCGACCAGGTGCTGTACACGGATGAGAGGTCCCGTGGCACCGTGGACTTCTACGCGGCCAACCAGGGCACCTTCTTCTCCGACTTCGTCATTGCCATGACGAAGCTCGGCAGGGTCGGGGTCAAGACGGCCGCTGATGGCGAGCTACGCCGTGACTGCCGGTACCCAAACTAA
- the LOC125515734 gene encoding UPF0481 protein At3g47200-like: MAAAGGSSSKRTWVVDVEKKLKEADKSAEVSRWERHCIYQVPPCMTNIKSKAYQPQVVSLGPFHHGDRDLRPMEEHKHRALRQLLLRANRSLDDFVAAVEEVTEELEGAYMDLDNEWRADGGGRDRFLAMMIFDGCFLLEVMRCTAADGKQVGDYAHNDPIFSPHGILYMVPYIRRDVLMLENQLPLLLLQKLVEAESGKPQSEDFINRMVLKFLAQSSGTLPAGIGLGLHPLDVFRRSMLTGKHHKIRSPQDIEDDDAIIRSAVELYEAGIQFKPSKTLSLHDIRFRRGMLSMPTVSVDDSTEYMFLNMMAFERLHAGAGNDVTGYVFFMDNIIDSAKDVALLSSKGIIQNAIGSDQAVAKLFNTISRDVVLEPNSALDAVQRQVNGYFRQPWNMWRANLIHTYFRSPWAFLSLAAAIFLLGMTIMQTVYTVLQFYGGDSNSAPPSAPSPM, translated from the exons atggcggcggccggcggcagcagcagcaagaGGACGTGGGTGGTGGACGTGGAGAAGAAGCTCAAGGAAGCCGACAAGTCGGCGGAGGTGTCGCGGTGGGAGCGCCACTGCATCTACCAAGTGCCGCCCTGCATGACCAACATCAAGAGCAAGGCCTACCAGCCGCAGGTGGTGTCGCTCGGCCCCTTCCACCACGGCGACCGCGACCTGCGCCccatggaggagcacaagcacCGGGCGCTGCGCCAGCTGCTCCTCCGCGCGAACCGGTCGCTCGACGACTTTGTCGCCGCCGTGGAGGAGGTCACGGAGGAGCTGGAGGGCGCGTACATGGACCTCGACAACGAGTGGCGTGCCGACGGCGGGGGCAGGGACCGGTTCCTGGCCATGATGATCTTCGACGGCTGCTTCCTGCTGGAGGTGATGAGGTGCACCGCTGCCGACGGGAAGCAGGTCGGCGACTACGCACATAACGACCCGATCTTCAGCCCCCACGGGATACTCTACATGGTGCCCTACATCCGGCGAGACGTGCTCATGCTCGAGAACCAGCTACCGCTGCTCCTGCTTCAGAAGCTCGTTGAGGCTGAGAGCGGAAAGCCTCAG AGCGAAGACTTCATCAACCGAATGGTGCTGAAATTTCTGGCCCAATCATCTGGGACACTACCAGCAGGCATCGGCCTAGGGCTCCACCCGCTGGATGTCTTTCGCCGGAGCATGCTCACTGGTAAGCACCACAAAATTCGGAGCCCCCAGGACATTGAGGACGACGACGCTATCATCCGGTCAGCAGTGGAGCTCTACGAAGCTGGGATCCAGTTCAAGCCGAGCAAGACGCTGAGCCtgcacgacatccggttccggcGCGGCATGCTGAGCATGCCGACGGTGTCGGTGGACGACTCCACGGAGTACATGTTCCTCAACATGATGGCGTTCGAGCGGCTACATGCTGGAGCCGGAAATGACGTGACTGGCTACGTCTTCTTCATGGACAACATCATCGACTCGGCCAAGGACGTGGCGCTGCTGAGCTCCAAGGGCATCATTCAGAATGCCATCGGCAGCGACCAGGCCGTGGCCAAGCTGTTCAACACCATTTCTAGGGACGTGGTGCTCGAGCCCAACAGCGCCCTCGACGCCGTGCAGCGGCAGGTGAACGGCTACTTCCGGCAGCCGTGGAACATGTGGCGCGCCAACCTCATCCACACCTACTTCAGGAGCCCATGGGCGTTcctctccctcgccgccgccatcttCCTCCTCGGCATGACCATCATGCAGACCGTCTACACCGTGCTGCAGTTCTACGGGGGCGACAGCAACAGCGCACCGCCATCGGCACCATCTCCCATGTGA